In Oncorhynchus kisutch isolate 150728-3 linkage group LG11, Okis_V2, whole genome shotgun sequence, the genomic stretch CACATCAgtgacctggagggaggagagaaaggaacagttagagaaaggaggagggagtaTATGGGGAATGCAGAAAAGAGGGGGAAAAGTGTGTAACTCAGGTGTGTGGTGGTCTCACCTGTCGGGTTGCTCCAGGGGGGAGAGGCGGATGCGGATTAGTCGGATTTTGTAGCGAGGGCCTATCACGTTTCTGGTAGCAATGCTGAGGGATATCTTCTGGATGGGCTGAAGGTCCTCATCAAACTGGACCAACAGACGGGTGGAGGTGTACTGCTCAAACCTGAACAGCTTactttggaggagagagagggtgagagggatagatagaggtcTTACTgcaacaaatgtgtgtgtgtgcgtgtaagcgTGCGAGACTGACTGGTCAATGCGTGCCTCAGTGAAGTTCCTGCCACTGTGGAGTCTGAGGATGAGGACTCCCCAGCGAGGGTACCGGTTCCATGTCACCATGTCCACCATGTAGCtgacctctatatatatatacacacacacacacacacacacacacacacactgtgttatatatacacacacatgcacaacgtGTCACACACAATCTTTAAGAACTCATTGCTTCAGGAGCATTATgttcactatatatacaaaagtatgtggacaccccttcaaatgagttgattcgactatttcagccacacccgctgctgacaggtgtataacatcgagCAAACAGCCATGCGATCAATCTCtattgacaaacattggcagtagaatgaccttactgaagagctcagtgactttcaacgtggcaccgtcataggatgccacctttccaacaagtcagttcataaaatttctgccctgctagagctgccctagtCAACTGTaggtgatgttattgtgaagtggaaacgtctaggagcaacaacggctcagtcgtgaagtggtagaccacacaagctcacagaaagggaaGTGCATAGTGTGTAAAACTCATCTGTCCTCgactgcaacactcactaccaagttccaaactgcctctggaagcaacgtcagcacaataactgtttgtcaggagattcatgaaatgggtttccatggccgagcagtcgcacacaagcctaagatcaccatgcgcaaggcCAAGCGTTagatggagtggtgtaaagctcgccgccattgggaatctggagcagtggaaacgcgttctctggaatgatgaatcacgttcaccatctggcagtccgacggacgaatcagGGTTTGGccaatgccaggagaatgctacctgcccgaatgcatagtgccaactataaagtttggtggaggaggaataatggtctggggttgtttttcatgattatagcagtaaaggggcaaCCAACtatgttaatgcccatgattttggaatgagatattcaacAAGCAGTTGTCCACacacttttggtaatgtagtgtatgttaATCACTAATAGATAGTCAGGGGTGTTGAACTTACTTTTATAGGGCAACGTGGCAGTGGTGGTGAAGTATACCTTGGTCTGACCCAATCGCAGCAGAATATCCCTCCACCTGCTGACGTCATAACCTGGGGCGGTAACCATGGATACAACTTTAGGACTGTTGGTATGGCAACCAAAACCACTTGATCAATGATTTGTTGACAAGCATCTCTTTCCTTGTTTACGGATTCAGTGAGATTCTGGGTTGACCAGTGGGAAGGGGGTCCTCACCTAGCATAGGGCAGGGTGCGGGCTTAAAAGCCTCACACTGCAGGCACTGGCCATCCAGGAAATCGCTGTAGGAGGAGCAGGGGTAGGCTGTGAGACTGCAGGTTCGGTTGAGAGCACACAGGTACAGGAACACAGAGCGCTGGTGGTCACACATGAaatatgacctccctacaaaaGACAGAAGCGGTgagttattacagtgttattacatgtgtgtgtgtgtgttagactcacCTGAGAAGATGGTCTTGGGGCAGCCTGGCTGGTCAGATCCTCCGTTGGCGTAGTAGTCAATATGACCATGTTGACCTCTGAGACCAAACGCTGCATGAACAAATAGGAAGACAAaaatacacatctagagactccctcgccacacacacacacgcacactcacacacacacgcacactcacacacacacacacgcacactcacagcATGTCAGTACTTACAGTTTATGTCAGTGTGTAGTACATCTACAAACATGGCGTCTGAAGGGTCAAGTCTCTCCTCAGGTGTCGCTCCAGTGAACATGGGCCCTGCTGGGTCCAGACCTGGACAACAATGACTCAATTAATGATCCAATTAATGAATGAATCAAATAATAGCTTCAAAGGGCACAGACTCTCTTATCCTACCTGTGATGCGGCCGATCTTGCCCTTCAGGTTTGCTCCTACGAACCCAGCCAGGTGAGCTCCCAGACTCGACCCGATCAGGTGGACTGAACTCAGAGGCGCTCCctctgcctacacacacacacacacacacacacacacacacacacacacacacacacacacacacacacacacacacacacacacacacacacacacactgaacattaAGCAACATTTACCAAAGACTCATAGAACAACTGAAGATTCTCAGCAAATGAGCAACACTCCACAACCCCCCAccatcccccccccacccccaccatccCCCCGTCCCTCAAGCCACACACCTGCATGTTGAGTATGAAGCCGGTGAGATTGTTGGCAGCCTGTCGTGTGTTGGTCACAGCAGTGAAGTAGTTGAGGTTAGCAGCTCCTCTGTTCCAGTCCACTACCAGGATGTTCATGTCCTCCTGCTCAGACAGCAGCTGGACGACGTGGTCCACCCAGAACGGAGGGGCCCTGGTGGGCCGGTAGCCGTGGATGACGAAAGCCGTGGGCAGGGAGAGGTTGAAGAGTGGCTGGGAGGACAGCTGGTGGTGGTTCAACTCTCTGCCGCAGCGTAGGTTATACctgaaggagggagaaaggagaagaCTTTATTCAGAAAATGTCATTACTTTTTATCCAacagcttacacacacacacacacacacactctctctctttctaacctaCTTGGTGTAG encodes the following:
- the LOC109883728 gene encoding lipase member H-like; the encoded protein is MALALVVYLLAKNGKNRAYLIRDSKTIQAAMCQDSGVGALCDDFTDLDFHESFLWTTLNIKLLLYTKYNLRCGRELNHHQLSSQPLFNLSLPTAFVIHGYRPTRAPPFWVDHVVQLLSEQEDMNILVVDWNRGAANLNYFTAVTNTRQAANNLTGFILNMQAEGAPLSSVHLIGSSLGAHLAGFVGANLKGKIGRITGLDPAGPMFTGATPEERLDPSDAMFVDVLHTDINSFGLRGQHGHIDYYANGGSDQPGCPKTIFSGRSYFMCDHQRSVFLYLCALNRTCSLTAYPCSSYSDFLDGQCLQCEAFKPAPCPMLGYDVSRWRDILLRLGQTKVYFTTTATLPYKKVSYMVDMVTWNRYPRWGVLILRLHSGRNFTEARIDHKLFRFEQYTSTRLLVQFDEDLQPIQKISLSIATRNVIGPRYKIRLIRIRLSPLEQPDRSLMCRYDIIMEENIEVAFRPLPCDPRL